CGCACAACTATTATCTTTACAAAATGGTTCTCCTTGTCCAGAAACATGATTTAACATGGGCCAATTGTAGATATCAGCACGTATACTATCCAAGATTGACAATATACATGATTGAGCAATCCTAGCCCTTTCATTTGGGTATGAATCGAGCAAATTATCTCAAATTGAAGAGATAATCAAGGGTTGTATGATATCCCAAAATTTTCAATCCATCTTGGTAAACAATATATTAGTCTATACATTCTTTTAATCTATCGAAGCAAATCCTAAATTCTAAAAGAACCCTAAACTAATTAGAATAGTTCATACCAAAATGAACTAAGTAACCCTAAACCTAAGACCAAATCGCGCTGAGATACACTATCTACCCTGAAATACACCGGATATCTAAACGCAGTCAATCAATCAGGTCATCAGTATGCATTGAAGGACTCTCGATGAAATATCTCAATTGAATATCGCGATTCCAAATTCAAATCCACAAATATTAAACACAAAGATTTGAGAGAaagtggaagagagagagagacggattACCGTTAATTCGGGGCGGGCGGATTGGCGAAGCTTGGCTTCGAGCTCAGGGTTGCCGGAACTGGTGACCTGCATGACACAGTAGCCAATAATCCCTGGAATGACGCCGCACACGGTGGCGAAGGTGAGAAAGAAGGGCTTCGAATCCCTCGTCTTCGTCACCAGCCATCTCCATGTCTGGCTCTTCTCCCATAGAAACGACATTATTCTAGCTAGTTAGATTCGTGCAGAAAATGACTTGATTTATCAAAACTTGATAGCGGGATGAACGCTTGCAGCCCACCCAGCCCTGAACCAACAGGCCCATTTCTTCTTCTACTTTATTCTTTTAATCCTATTCTATTCATAATcctcattttattttctataattCCTTATTTAATAAAAGGGTTAATGTGCatataggcccctcaagtggaggcccttagagcgtttcagtccccttactaactgtgtgtgcaaattggcccccgaactcaaaaaaacggtgcagatcgacccctctgacttaacaccgttatgggccgttagtcaagggggcgatctgcaccgttttttcggagtttaggggctaatctgcaccttttaactttttaattaattcatctctctcgctcaaaatttgatcgtctttgtcgctgattcaagctccggcgaggccggcggagggcgccacccctttctttctctcttgggccctaaacctcagagctcgctcgactgcacacgcttagcgtcaaggacgagccctaattcttcCATTCTGTCGGAAATCGCCGTcgcaatatccggtgaacccgccgcctggcttttctcgatgaggagtcgcctagcttttctcgataaggagtcgcctctttcactcaaatccggcgaaatccggtgataaaggccgacgatgcccgtcgccatctacactatcggcgtgctgttgaagaaggacgtTTTCAAATCAaagaccatggccaacatgatctcgatctcgattggggtcacgatcaccgcctacggcgagacgaagttcgattcgttgggggtgattctgcaattgggggcggtgacgttcgagggagaattcgagatgtgattttttttaatgaactgtgtgcagattagcccccgaactccaaaaaaggaaaatgtgcagattagcccctgaactccagaaaaacggtgcagatcgccccctatgactaacggcccataacggtgttaagtcagagggggcgatctgcaccatttttttgagttcgagggccaatctgcacacacagttagtaagaggactgaaatgctctaagggccttcacttgaggggcctatatgcaccttaacccttaataaaatggagtaataaatatttatttgtagACTATTTTACCCTTTAGCCCCTATTTTCTTTATGACTTTAGCCTCAAAATTCTGATGACCAACTAACATCATCA
The genomic region above belongs to Salvia miltiorrhiza cultivar Shanhuang (shh) chromosome 5, IMPLAD_Smil_shh, whole genome shotgun sequence and contains:
- the LOC130985990 gene encoding uncharacterized protein LOC130985990, with amino-acid sequence MSFLWEKSQTWRWLVTKTRDSKPFFLTFATVCGVIPGIIGYCVMQVTSSGNPELEAKLRQSARPELTMMSKVNQERLAEYLGELKRKENTNDRYVAALRGETLTRKPYVRIQPVPEPSSPEVQEKNK